The genome window TGATCAACAGAATAACTTTCTTTTGACGCTTGAATCATTTTTGACAGACATTGACGGATTGTTTCATTAAATGGATCGATCGCAAGAGCTTTATTGAAGAATTCAGTTGCTTTATCAATGTTGCCGAGAACTGCGTAACAGAGAGCAGTTGATGCAATGGCATCTACAAACTTTGGCTCCATTCGGATagctttttgataaaacatgATTGCTTCATTCAGCCTTCCTTGCCGTCTGGCTATGTGGCCAATGTTATTGAGCATTGGGTGCCAAAAGTCgtcgattttcctgaaaaaatgttatttttctctcaaataaTCATCGAATTAGATACTTACTTTTTCAAGACTTCTTCAATTGGAATGATTTCATCGGTCTCTGTAACCATATACAAAACAGTTCTGAATAAAATATCGGCTTCCGCGTAACTTTTTGCAGTATAGGCTACACAAGCTTCTTCGTGACGAATCAGAGGGTCATTCGGTGCCCGAGCAACTGCTTCTCCCATGAACTTCTTGCTCAGCTTCTGACTATGCGTACTGTACTGAAGAGAAGTGTACAAGAACGGTTCAGAACTTTTATCCACAAGTTTCGACGCTCTGTAATAGCAACTCATGGACTGTTCGTGTTCAACTTCATAGTGAAGAATATGACCAAAAGCCACCCATCCTTCAGCAAACGTCGAATCCATCATCGTGCATTTACCTAAAGAAGCTCTATTTAAACCTCAATGAAATGGGAAACATACTGATGAAATTTCGAGCTCTTGAGTTTGCTCCAATACTATAATAATACATAGCAACACAATACCATGGAAGTGGAATATGAGGATCATCACTAACTAGTTGATGACCTAATTCAAGCAGAGATCGAGAATCCTTTAACATTGTTAGGCAGTGAATACGAAGAATAATGCACTCAGGATGTGGTCCAAATAGATCAAATAGCTcgtcagtgattttttttgtttctcgaAATCGACCCATCTCGTAGGCACGTTGAGCACGTTCCATAAGAATTCGTGGATCATGATTTCCTTCGTGTAACTTCAGCTGTTCATTTCTGACTTTTCTGTACTTCTCCCACATCGCAGGCTCAACCAGATTGTATTTTGCCATTAATCGTTCGACATGGAGAGTTGTATTATcctgaaataataaaacacgGTCAAATCATGTATAAAAGATGACTTACAAGACTCAGCGCGTAATTAATACAAATCATTGCAGCATCACgattcatcaatttcaaaaaactttctgcTATGGTTATCATAAGAGCTGGAACCATTCTGAGCTTTTTAGAGCTATTATCCAATTCGGCCATATTTGCAAATGAGTACTTCATTCTTTCTTCCTCGACATATCTCCCCGTCACTTGTGAAAGTGTTCGAACAGGAAGAGGTCCAATTTGGCCATTACTTGGAAGAAGATGACCGACCGATAATTCAGCTACATCTTCGTATAATTTCCGTTGGAAAAGTGCGGTAGCGGCATAATAAGCAAAAACAATGTGAATCTGATGATAGTTCCCACGAGCAATAATATGGCTAATACGCCGCCATTGACGGAGAACGACGAGAATTTTTACGTATTCAGCGATGGTGACAATATCTTGCTGTTCATCATCAATTATATTAGAGTATAATGTATCCGCGTAAGCTACAGCTTCATCGGTTCTGCCGATTTCAAGCATTTCCCTAAAAATATAACATATTAATATATATGCTGGTCTCAAACTGACATCACTTTCTCCATGCTCGCCTCGTCATAATACTCCGATCCATCAATTCTACTTGCAAGTGTTTTAATCGGCTTGAAACGAATAGACTCGTGTTTCGgcaaatctctgaaaaattgtagtttgaaaaagaaatgttaTTTATTAAACTCACAAAGATGATGCTGGCTTGCTTGAGGAACCTTCATCAGCCAATGTCGGAATCGCAAAACTTTTTGTATCAGGCGAGATCGCGCTCATGCTGTAAAGGCTTCGTATATTTGTTTAGTAAGTAGAGAACTTAAGTTAAGCAACAAGAATTGTAAAATAGAAATTCAATAATGACGTTAATTGCAATGGAACTGTTGTGAAAAAGTGTTGAGATTATAGtcttatttttagattatAATTTTACAGCTTACACGGAGTAGTTACAGCTACTTTAACTAAATAACATAAAGGCGCGCCTAGGCgcttaaaaacaaaataaaaaggaTTTAATGCTtgatcaaatttaaattttagccgTAACTGCGGAGTCTCGTTGCtaattgtcaatggagcgaaCATAcatcatcaaatttttgaataaaattgtttctcatttttttcgtaaaataaatgccattttcaaaaagtctttcACAAAATGCTCCCGTTTGATAATGATGACTCTAGCGATGATGCTACAACTTCTGTTAGGCCGAAGCATCCAAGGTAATTGAAATTCGGTGAGCAAACGGTAGTCAAAtgaaacaatgtttttttccagaggAGTTCCTCAGAGTCAATCAACATTTCCACGTGGTAGATCGAATTTTTCGTCTGGAACTTTACCAAATCGAAAAACAGAATGCACTCCAGTGAACACCTTAACAATTGGGCATTCAAACAAGATGCTATTGACAACGTTTCGGATGgatcgaaattcaaaatctaaatCGGAAGTTGACGTACAAGAACAGCCTGTTCACTCTTCATCGTCGGCTTTTCCAGGAAAtcatttaaacaatttttcgtatCCAGTGAATCGTGGATATCTTCGTGATTACCTGCTACAGTCACAAAGGCCTTCTACTTCAAAACCAGTCGACTGTTCTGTTCTAAAACGGCACTCTCTCCCATCAACTCACATTCTTTATGAGAAAACGAAGCACAGAGGTGGTGTAAATATCgaagaacaagaaaaactCGTGCGGATGTTATGGGCCGCTGCAGAAGAATCGGAAACAGTTGCGAAGACGAGACAGTTTAGTAAAAAACAGGCGATTGAGCTGAATTTCGATGCTAAGCTCATTGGCAGCATGAATAATGATTGCTTTGGATATTGCCGAGCACACatggaaaatataaaagatgttttgaaaacacaCTTGAAATTGGTAagcgattttttaattggccgtatttgaaacaatttaatttcagtctAAAGTTGACGAGGTAAACTGGATCAAGGTGGGGATGGTGCCACGAGCTGCGTACGAAGATAAATCATACGTCATCGATGCTCATTTAGTTTTGACGCCAAACGGTGAAGTAGAAGATGAAAATGAATTGTTCTCCGAGTTCGCATCAAGTTTCACATCTAGAATAACTGGAATGCTCCATGATCAAGTATTTTTGGAAGTCCCGAAAATGCATAcgcttttcacaaaaataacgTAATAGAATACTCATCCGCTTTTTATATACTCAAGTTATAATTTAGACCCCAACACATGGATATAAATATTTCTGCGATTGCGATTGGAAACTGCCCTAATTCAGGACTTTTCCTTGTTAGAGGAGATTTCATCAGTCAAGAAAACACAGTTTGTAGTGTGTAAGTTGCACATATTCTACAGAATTTCTaatcagatttttgtttttaagaaAGCTTCAGTCACACCATAATGCAGATGCATCCCGTGAAAACAGTTCATTCAAAGTGGCAGGAAGCAATAAATACCTCTCGTATGCGAGATTTGAGCATGACAAAAGACTGGCAGTGGTATATTTCGGAGTTCGATTAGCCGAATTCGCTGATGATGGTTTGGATCATGCCGGATTTCGTCTTAATCTATATTATAATTTGTTTGTTCGAATTGTTGTCGACATGTCTCATGAAACTACGAACAGTATTTATAtacaaatgaaaaatccaCCGCATCTCTGGGAAGGAATTccgaaaaatacgatttttcacCCATCAAAGTCGAAGGTTCTCAATATGGAAACGTGCACAGAATGGGTGATATGGTATgcaaataacttttaaaaacttgtaaattttcagacaagagTATTGAGTTGGCCTGGCGATGCTGAGGGCCGAGGTGTCGGTTGTACTTCTGAAGCTTTCTCGCAAAGCTCCTGGATCCGGTTGACAATGAGAAAAGATGATGATAACGATTCGGTATCGTCTACACAATTGATGGATATTGTTACTAGACTTTCTGCTCGAAGCAAAGCAAAAGTGATGTTCGgctccattttttcaattcgcCGAAAACTTGCACCATCCCCGGCTTTCCATTCTCTGGGATCTTTCCGAGCGAATTATGCTCTCCAGGCTCTAATCACACGCGGAAGTGTATTTACGGACCAACTTTTCGACGCAACTGATGAAAATATTCCAAGTTCAGACAATGAcaatgatgaagatgatgacgaTGATGTTGATGACACGAAAAAGCCAATGGAATTAGTACACGAGCCGCTCTTTCTGAAATTAGTTCGTAGGGGAATGAAAGAATGCTCTCAAGCCACAGAAGAGACTCTCGAACAACTTTTGAATGCATTTGATGAACGTCGTCAAATCGATGTAGTTACCGCGTTCACAACAATGTATCAATCAAGAAAGATTCAATACGAAAGACTTCTGAAAGGAGAAAGCCTTCAAGATGTAGGCCTTGCAAAGCCATTGCCGAAGAATTGTGTTTCAGTGGCTAAAGTTATTGTAACACCATCTCGAATACTGCTAATGGCTCCAGAAGTAATGATGGTAAATCGAGTTGTTAGAAGATTTGGACCTGATTATGCTCTTCGTTGTGTGTTCCGAGATGACAATCTGGGCCGGCTCGCTATTCGCGACTTTTCCATCAATAATATAGATCGTAAgaaattctttaaatatttttaaatatattatcTAAGTTTCCAGACATGTCGAATATTGTCACCGAAGGAATTTATTTGACTCTCAAAAATGGAATTCAAGTTGCTGATCGTGTCTACAGTTTTCTAGGATGGAGTAATTCTCAAATGCGTGATCAAGGATGTTATTTATACGCTCCTCGAGTCAATGCATTAACTGGTGAAGTCACAGGAACTGTAGAAGATATTAGAGTATGGATGGGAGATTTCCGAGATGCGATTAGTGTTCCAAAGATGATGAGTCGAATGGGACAATGCTTTACACAAGCACAACCAACGGTATATTCTAGtgttaaaaatattcatataGTCGAAAATATTCAGGTACGTCTTGAACGACATCACTGGATCGTTGAACCTGACATTGAAGGTGGTGTAGAGaacaaatattgtttttctgaTGGTTGTGGTCGAATTTCTATCAAACTGGCAACACATATATCTAAGATTCTCCAATTGAAGGAAGTACCAGCTTGTTTCCAAGTGCGATTTAAAGGTTTCAAAGGAATTCTAGTTATTGATCCAACAATCGATGATATTATAAATATGCCTAAAGTTATCTTCAGGTAGTGATGATCTATCAAACAAATTATatgatcaattttcagaaaaagtcaGCAAAAGTTTGGTGAAGGTGGTGGAGAGCTGCAAGATGAATACCTCGAAGTAGTAAAATACGCTATGCCATCTCCAGTTTGTCTCAACCGTCCATTCATTACAATCCTGGATCAAGTGTCGGAAAAACAATCTGCAAGCTCTCACAGAAGGATCACAAATCGTGTTCATTATTACTTGGAAAGAGAACTATGTTCTCTGAGTAGTATGTAGTTACTGTATGGTTACAAATCATAATCTCCTAATTTTAGATATGCTCATAAATGAAAATCAAGCAGCAGAAGAGCTAGTCAATCGCACAAACTTGGCAATCGACTGGAACGCAGCAAGCAAACGAGCCGGGTTCGAATTGAGTGTAGATCCATTGATACGAGATATGCTATTCTCTATTTATCGCTACAACATCATCCATCACATTTCTAAAGCTAAAATTTTCTTGCCTCCAAGTTTGGGAAGATCAATGTACGGTGTTGTCGATGAGACTGGACTTTTACAGTACGGACAGGTTTTCATCCAGTATTCACCAAGTATCCGACAAACCAGTAACCGTCCAATATTGAAAACAGGCAAAGTTTTGATTACCAAAAATCCGTGTCACGTTCCTGGAGATGTTCGAGTTTTCGACGCAGTTTGGCAACCAGCATTAGCTCATTTAGTCGATGTTGTAGTATTTCCACAACATGGCCCACGACCACATCCCGATGAAATGGCAGGTTCAGATTTGGATGGAGATGAGTATTCTATAATATGGGATCAAGAAATGCTACTCGATTATAATGAAGAAGCAATGGTTTTTCCGAGTAGTTCAGCTGCAGAAGAAGACAAAGAACCTACTACAGATGATATGGTTGAATTCTTCCTTCGATACCTTCAACAGGATTCAATTGGAAGAATGAGTCACGCTCATTTGGCTTATGCTGATCTTCACGGACTTTTCCAGTATGTTCCTTGAAATTATCCATGTTAAGCCAATATcttatttttcagcgaaaattgtCACGCCATCGCGCTCAAATGTGCAGTAGCTGTAGATTTTCCGAAAAGTGGAGTTCCCGCGGAACCATTGTCAAGTTTCGAGCAATGCGAAATGACACCTGATTATATGATGTCAGGTGGAAAACCGATGTACTACAGTACCCGATTAAATGGACAATTGCACCGAAAAGCtcgaaaagttgaagaagTTTTGGAAGAATTTGAAACACGCGGGAGTGTATTCGAAAGAGAATATGATAAACTGATTTGTCCAGAAGACGTTGATGTTTTCTTCGgaaatgaaataaaacttGTACAAACATTGACTCTTCGCGATGAATACGTTGATCGAATGCAACAACTTTTGGATGAATATGGAATTGAAGACGAAGCTTCAGTTGTGTCTGGACATGCTGCAAGTATCAAGAGATTAGCTGGAATGGAGAGAGACGACTATTCATTTTATCACACTGATAAGGTCGTTGAGCTTcgttatgaaaaattgtatgcTGTATTTCGTGCAAAATTCTTTGAAGAGTTTGGTGGAGAAGAAATCAACATTGAGAATGATGGAAAGAACACTCGGTTGAAATGTACGAAGGCAATGCATGAAAAGATTCGGCAATGGTATTTCGTGGCATATGTGCAGCCAAAGATAAATAAGGCTGGAAGATGCATTGGACAGAGTCTTCCCTGGGTTGCTTGGGATGCATTGTGTGATTTGAGGCGACAATTAGTAagttaaaattatgaaataaatatattaattttttgttgcagatGCTCGATAAAAATGACGCAGTTTTACGAGGCAAATATCCAATTGCTGCTCGTTTAGAAGAGGAGATCGAAAACTCCATTGAAAGGCAGTTTGACAAGTTTCTCAAATTGAAAGATTTGATTGAATCTCACAAAGATGCGCTTTTCCTGAGACGATACGTATATTTTTATGGAGATCAGATTATAAAAATGTTGTTCATCCTGAAAGTTTGGCTTGAACGAGAAAATGTGCTCCCATCAAGTGTTTTGTCGATTTGGCAGCTGGGAAGACTTTTGATTCGTCTAGGGCTCGGAGATCTCCTGGGAAATCCCACTATTGATTATGAAAAAAGTCTTCTGATGCCAACAACAATGTTTCAGCAATGGATTTCGAAGAAAGAAGATGCAGATGAAGCTCCGATATTGAGAAATTTCGATATGGGAACAATGATGCTCGAATTTCTCAGATATTTGGCaaggtaaatttaaaaatctagtgttggaaaaatttttcaatatttcagtcAATCTTTCGCATCAGCTGAAAGCATAAGTCTTCGAGTTTTCTACGAAAAAGATATTGTTGAGCCAATACTTACTAAAAGTGCACAATGGATGCCTTTACATCTTGTAAGCTCGATCTTTAATATTCCAGAtctatcaacaaaaaacatattcCAGATTGCATATCGTACATTTCATTCCATCGCTGTGTCTGGACGGTTTGATGCGCTTCATTTGGACGATGAGGATGCGGTGGATCAGATTACAGAAAGCAAGGATCCAATACTAGTTAACGAGTCATTGTTCTCTTCGAGAAACTACAACGATGATTATCCGATCAGTAGGAGTAGAATATTGCAATCTTTGAAGGTAAGTGGTTCGAAAATACTTTTCGTTTCTAGTGAAAAACTTTCAGGATTGGTCTGGTGTCAAAGAAATAATTCCTCGCGAAATCACTGGAACTCGGAAGTCTGATATGATCTATGTTACATCAGTTGGAACGGTTCTTGCACGACAACGCCTCGCTCGACTTTTACTTCTCAGTGGAGAGACAATTAGGGACGCGATTGCCAACAACGTCGTGCCGAATGAAGTACGCGACGAGTTCTTGTAATATAGATTTCCACTTATATCATGTTTTATGTTTTGCTtgttttatagaatttttaatgatgAGACGAGT of Caenorhabditis elegans chromosome II contains these proteins:
- the emb-27 gene encoding Cell division cycle protein 16 homolog (Confirmed by transcript evidence), with the protein product MSAISPDTKSFAIPTLADEGSSSKPASSLDLPKHESIRFKPIKTLASRIDGSEYYDEASMEKVMEMLEIGRTDEAVAYADTLYSNIIDDEQQDIVTIAEYVKILVVLRQWRRISHIIARGNYHQIHIVFAYYAATALFQRKLYEDVAELSVGHLLPSNGQIGPLPVRTLSQVTGRYVEEERMKYSFANMAELDNSSKKLRMVPALMITIAESFLKLMNRDAAMICINYALSLDNTTLHVERLMAKYNLVEPAMWEKYRKVRNEQLKLHEGNHDPRILMERAQRAYEMGRFRETKKITDELFDLFGPHPECIILRIHCLTMLKDSRSLLELGHQLVSDDPHIPLPWYCVAMYYYSIGANSRARNFISKCTMMDSTFAEGWVAFGHILHYEVEHEQSMSCYYRASKLVDKSSEPFLYTSLQYSTHSQKLSKKFMGEAVARAPNDPLIRHEEACVAYTAKSYAEADILFRTVLYMVTETDEIIPIEEVLKKKIDDFWHPMLNNIGHIARRQGRLNEAIMFYQKAIRMEPKFVDAIASTALCYAVLGNIDKATEFFNKALAIDPFNETIRQCLSKMIQASKESYSVDQQTLPPAYNSETYFGAQEILPYCAIRKPRNDGFVVPSIVSSSQPFMSMLRDRLRRQDQLYAQEPDNDAGNQV
- the rrf-3 gene encoding RNA-directed RNA polymerase (Confirmed by transcript evidence), whose amino-acid sequence is MLPFDNDDSSDDATTSVRPKHPRGVPQSQSTFPRGRSNFSSGTLPNRKTECTPVNTLTIGHSNKMLLTTFRMDRNSKSKSEVDVQEQPVHSSSSAFPGNHLNNFSYPVNRGYLRDYLLQSQRPSTSKPVDCSVLKRHSLPSTHILYEKTKHRGGVNIEEQEKLVRMLWAAAEESETVAKTRQFSKKQAIELNFDAKLIGSMNNDCFGYCRAHMENIKDVLKTHLKLSKVDEVNWIKVGMVPRAAYEDKSYVIDAHLVLTPNGEVEDENELFSEFASSFTSRITGMLHDQVFLEVPKMHTLFTKITPQHMDINISAIAIGNCPNSGLFLVRGDFISQENTVCSVKLQSHHNADASRENSSFKVAGSNKYLSYARFEHDKRLAVVYFGVRLAEFADDGLDHAGFRLNLYYNLFVRIVVDMSHETTNSIYIQMKNPPHLWEGIPKNTIFHPSKSKVLNMETCTEWTRVLSWPGDAEGRGVGCTSEAFSQSSWIRLTMRKDDDNDSVSSTQLMDIVTRLSARSKAKVMFGSIFSIRRKLAPSPAFHSLGSFRANYALQALITRGSVFTDQLFDATDENIPSSDNDNDEDDDDDVDDTKKPMELVHEPLFLKLVRRGMKECSQATEETLEQLLNAFDERRQIDVVTAFTTMYQSRKIQYERLLKGESLQDVGLAKPLPKNCVSVAKVIVTPSRILLMAPEVMMVNRVVRRFGPDYALRCVFRDDNLGRLAIRDFSINNIDHMSNIVTEGIYLTLKNGIQVADRVYSFLGWSNSQMRDQGCYLYAPRVNALTGEVTGTVEDIRVWMGDFRDAISVPKMMSRMGQCFTQAQPTVRLERHHWIVEPDIEGGVENKYCFSDGCGRISIKLATHISKILQLKEVPACFQVRFKGFKGILVIDPTIDDIINMPKVIFRKSQQKFGEGGGELQDEYLEVVKYAMPSPVCLNRPFITILDQVSEKQSASSHRRITNRVHYYLERELCSLSNMLINENQAAEELVNRTNLAIDWNAASKRAGFELSVDPLIRDMLFSIYRYNIIHHISKAKIFLPPSLGRSMYGVVDETGLLQYGQVFIQYSPSIRQTSNRPILKTGKVLITKNPCHVPGDVRVFDAVWQPALAHLVDVVVFPQHGPRPHPDEMAGSDLDGDEYSIIWDQEMLLDYNEEAMVFPSSSAAEEDKEPTTDDMVEFFLRYLQQDSIGRMSHAHLAYADLHGLFHENCHAIALKCAVAVDFPKSGVPAEPLSSFEQCEMTPDYMMSGGKPMYYSTRLNGQLHRKARKVEEVLEEFETRGSVFEREYDKLICPEDVDVFFGNEIKLVQTLTLRDEYVDRMQQLLDEYGIEDEASVVSGHAASIKRLAGMERDDYSFYHTDKVVELRYEKLYAVFRAKFFEEFGGEEINIENDGKNTRLKCTKAMHEKIRQWYFVAYVQPKINKAGRCIGQSLPWVAWDALCDLRRQLMLDKNDAVLRGKYPIAARLEEEIENSIERQFDKFLKLKDLIESHKDALFLRRYVYFYGDQIIKMLFILKVWLERENVLPSSVLSIWQLGRLLIRLGLGDLLGNPTIDYEKSLLMPTTMFQQWISKKEDADEAPILRNFDMGTMMLEFLRYLASQSFASAESISLRVFYEKDIVEPILTKSAQWMPLHLIAYRTFHSIAVSGRFDALHLDDEDAVDQITESKDPILVNESLFSSRNYNDDYPISRSRILQSLKDWSGVKEIIPREITGTRKSDMIYVTSVGTVLARQRLARLLLLSGETIRDAIANNVVPNEVRDEFL